A single Methanospirillum lacunae DNA region contains:
- a CDS encoding nitrite/sulfite reductase domain-containing protein has product MTQTNIPEKGAIVQRDLMTFSISPHIPGGFADPALLRKIADVAEKYGAKFIKLTGAQRIAIIGISEADLDNAWSEFTDSSKAIGLTIRSIQMCPGTRACKKAKQDSPGLGLALDKEFYGKPAPAKFKMGVSGCSNCCSDSWMKDIGFFGTDTGFNVIVGGKGGGTPKAGKELANDLTPDQAIDLARKIITFYRENGIAPERLGATIERLGFDTFRKAVL; this is encoded by the coding sequence ATGACTCAAACAAATATCCCCGAAAAGGGAGCAATTGTTCAAAGAGATCTAATGACATTCTCTATCTCACCACATATACCGGGTGGATTTGCAGATCCTGCATTGTTACGAAAGATAGCAGATGTTGCCGAAAAATATGGTGCAAAATTTATAAAACTTACTGGTGCTCAGCGTATTGCCATCATTGGTATCAGCGAGGCAGATCTGGACAATGCCTGGTCTGAATTTACTGACAGTTCCAAGGCCATTGGTCTGACAATCCGGAGCATTCAGATGTGCCCAGGTACGAGAGCCTGCAAAAAGGCTAAACAGGATAGCCCGGGTCTTGGATTAGCCCTAGACAAAGAATTTTACGGCAAACCAGCACCGGCAAAATTCAAGATGGGTGTTTCAGGGTGTTCTAACTGCTGTAGTGATTCTTGGATGAAAGATATTGGATTTTTCGGCACAGATACAGGATTCAATGTGATTGTGGGTGGCAAGGGTGGAGGGACACCAAAAGCTGGAAAAGAATTGGCTAACGATTTGACTCCGGATCAGGCTATTGATCTCGCCAGAAAGATCATCACCTTCTACAGGGAGAATGGAATAGCTCCTGAACGTCTGGGTGCAACAATTGAGAGATTAGGTTTCGATACGTTTAGAAAAGCTGTACTCTAA
- a CDS encoding cupredoxin domain-containing protein — protein MVSKVVMYGLVTSLTIVIMLGISVSAVTDTNQTIQVDNNLTNYSVNISNFAFEPKELNITVNSLVTWTNNDTARHDIISDAGAVSEIKSSLLNKGEMFTYNFTKAGDYPYHCGAHPSMVGIIHVNP, from the coding sequence ATGGTCTCAAAAGTTGTGATGTATGGTTTGGTTACAAGTTTGACTATAGTTATAATGCTAGGTATATCTGTTTCAGCAGTAACTGACACAAATCAGACAATTCAGGTTGATAATAATCTGACAAATTATTCAGTTAATATATCCAATTTTGCATTTGAACCTAAGGAACTAAATATAACTGTAAATTCGTTAGTAACATGGACAAATAATGACACGGCCCGTCATGACATCATAAGTGACGCTGGAGCCGTATCAGAAATCAAGTCATCTCTCCTGAATAAAGGAGAAATGTTTACATATAATTTCACCAAGGCCGGTGATTATCCATATCACTGCGGTGCCCACCCGTCTATGGTTGGAATAATACATGTTAATCCTTAA
- a CDS encoding outer membrane protein assembly factor BamB family protein, giving the protein MSHSWFRNIFLIILLYSFIGAGFCCIAEVNIQEKASSEDLTLAPPEIQDTNQSWPLANKDYSNTRDQQETDISSESVGKFNLSWTYPITGHSAFGSAATTPIITNNTVYFQDLAGNIIALNQQTGTPLWTNNYNSSTILGPNGPAIGYGKVFISPDVYSLSALDMKDGTERWSVHLSPSNSTGINIQPIVFDKKVYVATVPGTSANDFYAGGQFGELYALDEETGAIIWNTSTIDTPDLWGNKSVNSGGGAWYSPGIDTRTGITYWGIGNPAPIPGTPDYPAGLSRPGPNLYTDSIMAVDGKSGEIVWYNQVKPHDLFDLDFQISPILASIPDSTDESKTRDVVFGAGKLGKVYSFDRKDGSIIWNTSVGIHNGNADLSTIPEGETIQVLPGFFGGVETPMAYTDGILFVPVVNFASNYSSTGMDTGSFDLSSGTGELVALDASNGTELWKKEYPSMNLGGATIASDIVFTATYDGTIYAYKIKTGDLVLKYKAPSGINGWPAIGKKSIIWPAGAASNPVLFSLSLPIS; this is encoded by the coding sequence ATGTCGCATTCCTGGTTCAGAAATATTTTTTTGATAATTCTCCTGTATTCTTTCATTGGAGCAGGATTTTGCTGTATCGCCGAAGTAAATATCCAAGAAAAGGCATCTTCCGAAGATCTGACACTTGCACCGCCAGAGATACAGGATACGAATCAGTCCTGGCCTCTCGCTAATAAGGACTATTCAAATACACGAGACCAACAGGAGACAGATATCTCATCAGAGTCGGTTGGAAAATTCAATCTATCGTGGACTTATCCAATAACCGGTCATTCCGCTTTTGGTTCTGCGGCAACAACCCCAATAATTACCAATAATACTGTCTATTTTCAGGATTTGGCAGGAAATATTATTGCTCTTAACCAGCAAACAGGCACTCCACTTTGGACTAATAATTATAATAGTTCTACAATATTGGGCCCGAATGGACCTGCTATAGGATACGGAAAAGTCTTTATTTCTCCCGATGTGTATTCACTATCTGCCCTTGATATGAAAGACGGCACTGAACGATGGTCCGTTCATTTATCTCCTTCAAATTCTACCGGAATTAATATTCAGCCTATTGTCTTTGATAAAAAAGTGTATGTTGCAACAGTCCCGGGTACATCGGCCAATGATTTTTATGCAGGAGGTCAATTTGGTGAATTGTATGCCCTTGATGAAGAAACCGGAGCCATCATCTGGAATACCAGCACGATTGATACACCTGACCTCTGGGGAAATAAATCAGTGAACAGTGGAGGAGGGGCCTGGTATTCCCCGGGTATTGATACCAGAACCGGTATTACGTACTGGGGTATTGGAAATCCTGCCCCAATCCCGGGAACACCTGATTATCCTGCCGGATTGAGCAGGCCTGGACCAAATCTTTATACAGATAGTATCATGGCTGTGGATGGAAAGAGCGGAGAGATTGTCTGGTATAATCAGGTAAAACCTCATGATCTTTTTGATCTTGATTTTCAGATTTCCCCGATCCTTGCATCCATCCCGGATAGTACTGATGAATCAAAAACACGTGATGTTGTGTTCGGTGCAGGAAAACTCGGAAAAGTATACTCATTTGATAGAAAAGATGGATCAATAATCTGGAATACTTCAGTTGGCATTCATAATGGAAATGCTGATCTAAGCACAATACCGGAAGGAGAAACCATACAGGTTTTACCAGGATTTTTTGGAGGAGTTGAAACACCAATGGCCTATACAGATGGAATACTATTTGTGCCTGTTGTCAATTTTGCCTCTAATTATTCTTCAACCGGGATGGATACGGGTTCATTTGATCTATCTTCGGGAACTGGTGAACTGGTGGCCCTTGATGCATCAAACGGTACCGAATTATGGAAAAAAGAATATCCATCAATGAATCTCGGAGGGGCTACCATAGCTTCTGATATCGTTTTTACTGCAACCTATGATGGAACGATTTATGCATATAAGATAAAAACCGGAGACTTAGTTTTAAAGTATAAAGCCCCTTCCGGAATTAATGGTTGGCCAGCTATCGGAAAGAAGAGCATCATCTGGCCAGCAGGAGCAGCGTCAAACCCGGTTCTTTTCTCACTCAGTCTTCCGATTTCTTAA